In a genomic window of Pseudomonas mohnii:
- the rplM gene encoding 50S ribosomal protein L13, with amino-acid sequence MKTFTAKPETVKRDWFVVDAAGQTLGRLATEIASRLRGKHKPEYTPHVDTGDYIVVINAEQIRVTGAKTTDKMYYSHSGFPGGIKSINFEKLIAKAPERVIETAVKGMLPKNPLGRDMYRKLKVYAGAAHPHTAQQPQELKI; translated from the coding sequence ATGAAAACTTTTACTGCTAAACCGGAAACAGTAAAGCGCGACTGGTTTGTCGTCGACGCTGCTGGTCAGACCCTGGGTCGTCTGGCCACCGAAATCGCGAGCCGTCTGCGTGGCAAGCACAAGCCTGAGTACACTCCTCACGTTGACACCGGCGACTACATCGTCGTAATCAACGCTGAGCAGATCCGTGTTACCGGTGCTAAAACCACTGACAAAATGTACTACTCCCACTCCGGTTTCCCGGGCGGCATCAAGTCGATCAACTTTGAAAAGCTGATCGCCAAAGCCCCTGAGCGCGTGATCGAGACCGCGGTCAAAGGCATGCTGCCTAAGAACCCGCTGGGTCGCGACATGTACCGTAAGCTGAAAGTCTATGCGGGCGCTGCACACCCTCATACTGCTCAGCAGCCCCAAGAACTGAAGATTTAA
- the petA gene encoding ubiquinol-cytochrome c reductase iron-sulfur subunit: MSNDGVNAGRRRFLVAATSVVGAAGAVGAAVPFVGSWFPSAKAKAAGAPVKVNVSKIEPGQQMIAEWRGQPVFIVRRTQEILGNLKKIEGQLSDPTSKNSTQPTYVDPETRSIKPEVLLLIGICTHLGCSPTFRPEVAPADLGKDWVGGYFCPCHGSHYDLAGRVYKSQPAPLNLPVPPHSYETDDIIVIGVDTEKA, encoded by the coding sequence ATGAGCAATGACGGCGTGAATGCAGGCCGGCGTCGCTTCTTGGTAGCAGCCACATCCGTGGTGGGTGCTGCAGGAGCGGTGGGGGCTGCGGTCCCGTTCGTGGGGTCATGGTTTCCCAGTGCCAAGGCGAAAGCCGCAGGTGCACCGGTGAAAGTGAATGTCAGCAAAATCGAGCCAGGCCAGCAGATGATTGCTGAGTGGCGCGGTCAGCCGGTATTCATCGTCCGCCGTACGCAGGAAATCCTGGGGAATCTGAAGAAGATCGAGGGCCAGTTGTCTGACCCTACCTCCAAGAACTCGACTCAACCGACCTATGTAGATCCGGAAACCCGTTCGATCAAACCTGAGGTTCTGCTGCTGATTGGTATCTGCACGCACCTCGGTTGCTCGCCGACTTTCCGTCCGGAAGTCGCTCCCGCGGATCTTGGCAAAGACTGGGTAGGTGGCTATTTCTGCCCATGCCACGGCTCCCACTACGACCTGGCTGGCCGCGTCTACAAGTCGCAACCCGCGCCTTTGAACCTGCCAGTACCCCCGCATTCCTATGAGACCGATGACATCATTGTCATTGGCGTCGATACGGAGAAAGCGTGA
- a CDS encoding acyl-CoA dehydrogenase family protein, whose product MIPRTLFSSEHELFRDSVRTFLEKEAVPFHGQWEKQGYIDRQLWNKAGEAGMLCSHLPEEYGGLGADFLYSAVVIEEVGRLGLTGIGFSLHSDIVAPYILHYGSEMLKHKYLPKLVSGELVTAIAMTEPGAGSDLQGVKTTAVLDGDEYVINGSKTFITNGFLADLVIVVAKTDPKAGAKGTSLFLVEANTPGFEKGKRLEKVGMKAQDTSELFFQDVRVPKENLLGQAGMGFAYLMQELPQERLTVAIGGLASAEAALQWTLEYTRERKAFGKAIADFQNTRFKLAEMATEIQIGRVFVDRCLELHLQGKLDVPTAAMAKYWGTDLQCKVLDECVQLHGGYGFMWEYPIARAWADARVQRIYAGTNEIMKEIIARSL is encoded by the coding sequence ATGATTCCCAGAACCTTGTTCAGTTCCGAGCACGAACTTTTTCGTGACAGTGTGCGAACGTTCCTCGAAAAAGAGGCCGTGCCGTTCCACGGACAATGGGAAAAACAGGGCTACATCGACCGTCAACTGTGGAACAAGGCAGGGGAGGCGGGAATGTTGTGCTCGCATCTGCCGGAGGAATACGGCGGGTTGGGCGCAGACTTTCTCTACAGTGCGGTGGTGATCGAAGAGGTGGGGCGCCTGGGGTTGACCGGTATCGGTTTTTCCCTGCATTCGGACATCGTGGCGCCCTACATCCTGCATTACGGCAGTGAAATGTTGAAACACAAATACCTGCCGAAACTGGTTTCCGGGGAGCTGGTCACCGCCATCGCCATGACCGAACCTGGCGCCGGTTCCGACCTCCAGGGCGTCAAGACCACGGCTGTGCTGGACGGCGACGAATATGTGATCAACGGCTCGAAGACCTTTATCACCAACGGTTTTCTCGCCGATCTGGTGATTGTCGTCGCCAAGACCGATCCCAAGGCTGGCGCGAAAGGCACCAGCCTGTTCTTGGTAGAAGCCAATACGCCCGGCTTTGAAAAGGGCAAGCGCCTGGAAAAGGTCGGCATGAAGGCCCAGGACACCTCGGAATTGTTTTTCCAGGACGTGCGGGTGCCCAAGGAAAACCTGCTGGGCCAGGCCGGGATGGGGTTTGCGTACCTGATGCAGGAATTGCCGCAGGAGCGCCTCACCGTGGCCATCGGCGGCCTCGCGTCGGCCGAAGCGGCATTGCAATGGACGCTGGAGTACACCCGCGAGCGCAAGGCGTTCGGCAAGGCCATTGCGGACTTCCAGAACACCCGCTTCAAACTGGCGGAGATGGCGACAGAAATCCAGATCGGTCGTGTTTTTGTGGATCGCTGTCTGGAATTGCATCTGCAAGGCAAGCTCGACGTGCCAACAGCTGCGATGGCCAAGTACTGGGGCACTGACCTGCAATGCAAGGTCCTCGACGAGTGCGTGCAGTTGCATGGCGGTTACGGCTTCATGTGGGAATACCCGATCGCCCGGGCGTGGGCGGATGCGCGGGTACAGCGGATCTATGCCGGGACCAATGAAATCATGAAGGAGATTATTGCCAGATCGCTTTGA
- a CDS encoding nitrilase family protein: protein MSEPTSPVRVAVVQFDPQVGIENCDANLRRSQELALEAVTGGANLIVLPELSSTGYFFSNRQDAFEHAQLIPGGPCAQLWIDFASEHNVYLVAGLAERDGMQLFNTAMLVGPGGFIGKYRKAHLWNLEKLWFTPGDLGFPVFDTPIGRIGMLICWDIWFPEVPRILSQQGADIICSLNNWVWTPPPLFDDAGKCMASYLTMTAAHVNNVFIAAASRIGEERGARYLGCSLIAGTNGWPIGAVASADQQEILFADIDLTASRSAPIWNNLNDLHRDRRADLYDQMLGYTQHPCLPR from the coding sequence ATGAGCGAGCCAACAAGCCCCGTTCGTGTAGCAGTCGTGCAATTCGATCCACAAGTCGGTATCGAGAATTGTGATGCAAATCTGCGTCGCAGCCAGGAGTTGGCGTTGGAGGCGGTAACCGGCGGTGCGAACCTCATCGTTCTGCCTGAGCTATCCAGCACCGGCTATTTCTTCAGCAATAGGCAGGATGCCTTTGAACACGCGCAGCTGATTCCCGGCGGGCCATGCGCACAACTCTGGATCGACTTCGCCTCCGAGCACAATGTGTACCTCGTAGCCGGCTTGGCGGAGCGCGACGGCATGCAGCTCTTTAACACCGCAATGCTGGTCGGCCCTGGCGGCTTTATCGGCAAGTATCGAAAAGCCCATTTATGGAATCTGGAGAAACTCTGGTTCACACCGGGCGATCTCGGTTTTCCGGTTTTTGATACACCCATTGGCCGTATCGGAATGTTGATCTGCTGGGATATCTGGTTCCCCGAGGTGCCGCGCATTCTGAGCCAACAGGGCGCCGACATCATCTGCAGTCTCAACAACTGGGTCTGGACACCTCCGCCGCTGTTCGATGATGCCGGCAAGTGCATGGCGTCGTACCTCACGATGACAGCAGCCCACGTCAACAATGTGTTTATTGCAGCTGCCAGCCGAATCGGTGAAGAACGAGGTGCCCGCTACTTGGGCTGCTCACTGATTGCCGGGACCAATGGTTGGCCGATTGGCGCGGTAGCATCGGCAGACCAGCAGGAAATCCTGTTTGCCGATATTGACCTGACAGCCTCTCGCAGCGCCCCTATTTGGAACAACCTGAACGACTTGCATCGTGATCGTCGAGCCGATCTCTACGATCAAATGCTCGGTTACACCCAACACCCATGCCTCCCGCGCTGA
- the rpsI gene encoding 30S ribosomal protein S9: MSATQNYGTGRRKTATARVFLRPGTGNISINNRSLDNFFGRETARMVVRQPLELTETVEKFDIYVTVIGGGVSGQAGAIRHGITRALMDYDETLRSALRKAGFVTRDAREVERKKVGLRKARKRPQYSKR; encoded by the coding sequence ATGTCGGCGACTCAAAATTACGGCACTGGCCGTCGCAAGACCGCAACCGCACGCGTTTTCCTGCGTCCGGGTACTGGTAACATCTCCATCAACAACCGTTCGCTGGATAATTTCTTCGGCCGCGAAACTGCCCGCATGGTAGTTCGTCAGCCGCTGGAATTGACTGAGACTGTCGAGAAGTTCGACATCTACGTCACCGTGATCGGTGGTGGTGTAAGTGGTCAAGCTGGCGCAATCCGCCACGGCATCACTCGCGCTCTGATGGATTACGACGAGACTCTGCGCAGCGCTCTGCGTAAAGCCGGCTTCGTAACCCGCGATGCACGTGAAGTTGAACGTAAGAAAGTTGGTCTGCGTAAAGCGCGTAAGCGTCCGCAGTACTCGAAGCGTTAA
- a CDS encoding cytochrome c1, which translates to MKKLFAVLILAALPVVSFANALEPELEKVEIDVADKVALQDGARTFTNYCMGCHSAKYQRYERVANDLDIPADLMQSHLIFTGAKIGDHMSIGMQPADAKTWFGAAPPDLTLVARVRGTDWLYGYLKSFYEDPARPWGVNNKVFPNVGMPNVLVGLQGRQVVGCKQVQIVEDGKKQFDPLTGTPLTHEACDQLTIVPKSGALTEEQFDEKVKNLVTFLAYSANPVKLQHQRIGTYVLLYLAFFFVFAYLLKREYWKDVH; encoded by the coding sequence ATGAAAAAGTTATTTGCAGTTTTGATTCTTGCTGCGCTTCCTGTCGTGTCTTTTGCCAACGCTCTTGAGCCTGAGCTCGAAAAGGTTGAGATCGACGTTGCTGACAAAGTCGCCTTGCAAGATGGTGCGCGTACATTCACCAACTATTGCATGGGCTGTCACAGCGCGAAATACCAGCGCTATGAGCGAGTGGCCAATGATCTGGATATCCCTGCGGATCTGATGCAAAGCCATTTGATATTCACTGGCGCCAAGATTGGCGACCACATGAGCATCGGCATGCAGCCAGCTGACGCCAAGACCTGGTTCGGTGCGGCTCCGCCCGACCTGACGCTGGTTGCCCGCGTTCGTGGTACTGACTGGCTCTATGGCTACCTGAAGTCGTTCTACGAAGATCCGGCGCGCCCATGGGGTGTGAATAACAAGGTCTTCCCGAATGTTGGCATGCCAAACGTCCTGGTCGGCCTGCAAGGTCGTCAGGTTGTCGGTTGCAAACAGGTTCAGATCGTCGAAGACGGCAAGAAGCAATTTGATCCGCTCACCGGTACGCCGCTGACACATGAGGCGTGCGATCAGCTGACGATTGTGCCGAAAAGTGGTGCTTTGACCGAAGAGCAGTTCGATGAGAAGGTCAAGAATCTGGTAACCTTCCTGGCTTACTCGGCTAACCCGGTTAAGCTGCAGCATCAGCGCATCGGTACGTATGTATTGCTGTACCTGGCGTTCTTCTTCGTATTCGCCTACTTGCTCAAGCGCGAATACTGGAAAGATGTGCACTGA
- a CDS encoding asparaginase has translation MDLPELAIAALGGTVSMQARNAGEAVIPTVSGETLLASVPELTTLARVSVETLGLLPSASLSFEFLLGVLSWAKDQIAQGVIGVVITQGTDTLEETALFFEYLWDHQEPLVLTGAMRSAKQAGAEGPANLLDACRVALADNSRQRGVQVVMNGEIHEARYVRKTDSLALHAFSSPVFGPTGLLVEGVVRYLRQPTPRMLLPLPQHTTQNVAMLEASLSADTLLLDSILELGYDGLVIAGFGAGHLSEHWACAIERIAQRIPVIVATRTGSGSTAQSSYGFIGGEVDLSRKGALMAGFLCPRKARILLWLLLGSQRENELARYLNNTA, from the coding sequence ATGGATCTGCCTGAACTTGCCATCGCGGCGCTCGGCGGCACAGTGAGCATGCAAGCCAGAAATGCCGGCGAAGCCGTTATCCCGACAGTCAGCGGCGAAACCCTGCTCGCCTCTGTACCAGAGTTGACGACATTGGCCAGGGTGTCAGTTGAAACGCTTGGATTGTTACCAAGCGCATCCTTAAGTTTCGAGTTTTTGCTGGGCGTCCTTTCCTGGGCGAAAGATCAGATTGCACAAGGCGTCATTGGTGTTGTCATTACCCAAGGCACCGACACCCTCGAAGAAACCGCCCTATTTTTCGAGTACTTGTGGGACCACCAGGAACCATTGGTCCTGACAGGCGCCATGCGTTCGGCAAAGCAGGCGGGAGCCGAAGGACCGGCAAACCTGCTCGACGCTTGCCGAGTCGCATTGGCTGACAACAGTCGACAACGCGGCGTTCAGGTCGTCATGAACGGAGAGATTCATGAAGCGCGCTACGTACGAAAAACCGATTCACTGGCACTGCATGCGTTTTCCTCCCCGGTCTTTGGACCCACAGGTTTGCTCGTCGAAGGCGTCGTTCGCTATCTACGGCAGCCAACGCCGCGCATGCTTTTGCCGCTGCCACAACACACCACACAAAACGTCGCGATGCTGGAGGCGTCACTTTCTGCCGATACCCTGCTATTGGATAGCATCCTTGAACTGGGCTACGACGGGCTCGTGATCGCTGGTTTCGGAGCCGGACATCTCTCGGAGCATTGGGCCTGCGCCATTGAGCGCATCGCTCAAAGAATCCCTGTGATAGTCGCCACCCGTACTGGCTCCGGCTCCACCGCGCAATCGTCGTACGGATTTATTGGCGGTGAGGTGGACTTGAGTCGCAAGGGTGCATTGATGGCCGGTTTTCTCTGCCCGCGCAAAGCCAGGATCCTGCTCTGGTTGCTCCTCGGCTCCCAGCGAGAAAATGAGCTGGCGCGCTACCTCAACAACACTGCATAA
- a CDS encoding NADP(H)-dependent aldo-keto reductase produces the protein MDYRQLGRTNLNVSAICLGTMTWGEQNSEAEAFAQIERAKSAGINFIDTAEMYPVPPKAETYATTERYIGNYFKSRGDRADWILASKIAGPGNTIDYIRDKNLRHNRQHITEAVDGSLKRLQTDYIDLYQLHWPERSTNFFGQLGYKHKIEANLTPLEDTLEALDEQVKAGKIRHIGLSNETPWGTMRFLALAEARGWPRAVSIQNPYNLLNRSFEVGLAEIAIREQCGLLAYSPLAFGFLSGKYEGGARPPKGRLSLYSRFSRYFNPQSEAACCRYVALAREHGLDPAQMALAFVTQQPFVTSNIIGATTLEQLDSNIASFDLKLSEEVLEGIEAIHKDQPNPAP, from the coding sequence ATGGACTATCGCCAGTTAGGCCGGACCAATCTCAACGTGAGTGCCATCTGCCTCGGAACCATGACCTGGGGCGAGCAAAACAGCGAGGCTGAAGCCTTCGCGCAGATTGAACGGGCCAAGAGTGCCGGGATCAACTTCATCGACACCGCCGAAATGTATCCGGTGCCTCCCAAGGCCGAAACCTACGCCACCACCGAACGCTACATCGGTAATTACTTCAAAAGCCGCGGCGACCGTGCCGACTGGATCCTGGCCAGCAAGATCGCCGGCCCGGGCAACACCATCGATTACATCCGCGACAAGAACCTGCGGCACAATCGACAGCACATCACCGAAGCCGTGGATGGCAGCCTGAAACGCCTGCAGACCGATTACATCGACCTGTACCAGTTGCACTGGCCGGAGCGCAGCACCAATTTCTTCGGCCAACTGGGTTACAAGCACAAGATCGAAGCCAACCTGACGCCCCTGGAAGACACCCTCGAAGCACTGGACGAGCAGGTCAAGGCCGGCAAGATCCGCCACATCGGCCTCTCCAACGAGACACCCTGGGGCACCATGCGCTTCCTCGCCCTGGCCGAAGCACGAGGCTGGCCACGCGCGGTGTCGATCCAGAACCCTTACAACCTGCTCAATCGCAGCTTCGAGGTCGGCCTGGCGGAGATCGCCATTCGTGAACAGTGCGGCCTGCTCGCCTATTCACCGCTGGCGTTCGGGTTTCTGTCCGGCAAATACGAAGGAGGCGCGCGCCCACCAAAAGGTCGCTTGAGTCTCTACAGCCGCTTCAGCCGGTACTTCAACCCGCAGTCGGAAGCTGCTTGCTGCCGTTATGTGGCGCTGGCTCGAGAACACGGCCTGGACCCGGCGCAAATGGCCCTGGCGTTCGTGACACAGCAGCCGTTCGTGACCAGCAACATCATTGGCGCGACCACACTTGAGCAACTGGACAGCAACATCGCCAGTTTCGATCTGAAGCTGTCGGAGGAAGTGCTGGAAGGGATCGAAGCGATCCACAAGGATCAGCCGAACCCTGCGCCTTGA
- a CDS encoding cytochrome b: MSKFMDWVDARFPATKMWEDHLSKYYAPKNFNFFYFFGSLALLVLVNQIVTGVWLTMSYTPSAEEAFASVEYIMRDVEYGSILRLLHSTGASAFFIVVYLHMFRGLLYGSYQKPRELVWVFGMLIYLALMAEAFMGYLLPWGQMSYWGAQVIISLFGAIPVIGNDLTQWIRGDYLISGITLNRFFALHVVALPIVILGLVVLHVLALHEVGSNNPDGVDIKKHKDENGVPLDGIAFHPYYTVKDIVGVVVFLFIFCSIVFFFPEMGGYFLEKPNFEPANAFKTPAHIAPVWYFTPFYAILRAVPDKLLGVIAMGAAIAVLFVLPWLDRSPVKSMRYKGWLSKIWLWVFCIAFVILGVLGVLAPTPERTLLSQVCTFLYFAYFILMPFYTRLEKTKPVPERVTG, translated from the coding sequence ATGAGCAAGTTCATGGATTGGGTTGATGCGCGCTTTCCCGCGACCAAGATGTGGGAAGACCATCTCAGCAAGTACTACGCCCCGAAAAACTTCAACTTCTTCTATTTCTTTGGCTCCCTGGCCCTGCTCGTTCTGGTCAACCAGATCGTTACCGGTGTCTGGCTGACCATGAGCTACACCCCGTCGGCGGAAGAGGCGTTTGCTTCCGTCGAATACATCATGCGCGACGTCGAGTACGGCTCGATCCTGCGTCTGCTGCACTCCACCGGCGCTTCGGCGTTCTTCATCGTGGTCTATCTGCACATGTTCCGTGGCTTGCTCTACGGTTCGTACCAGAAGCCGCGTGAGCTGGTGTGGGTCTTCGGCATGCTGATTTACCTGGCGCTGATGGCTGAAGCCTTCATGGGTTACCTGCTGCCATGGGGTCAGATGTCCTACTGGGGTGCCCAGGTGATCATCTCGCTGTTCGGTGCGATCCCGGTCATCGGTAACGACCTGACCCAGTGGATCCGTGGTGACTACCTGATTTCGGGTATTACGCTGAACCGCTTCTTCGCCTTGCACGTGGTTGCCTTGCCGATCGTTATTCTCGGCCTGGTCGTGCTGCACGTTCTGGCATTGCACGAAGTCGGTTCGAACAACCCGGACGGCGTGGACATCAAGAAGCACAAGGACGAAAACGGTGTACCGCTGGACGGCATTGCCTTCCACCCGTACTACACCGTGAAAGATATCGTCGGCGTGGTGGTGTTCCTGTTCATCTTCTGTTCGATCGTGTTCTTCTTCCCGGAAATGGGTGGTTACTTCCTCGAGAAGCCGAACTTTGAACCGGCGAACGCTTTCAAGACGCCTGCGCATATTGCTCCGGTTTGGTATTTCACTCCGTTTTACGCGATCCTTCGGGCTGTTCCTGACAAGCTCCTGGGTGTAATCGCGATGGGGGCTGCCATTGCTGTGCTGTTCGTCCTGCCTTGGCTGGACCGTAGTCCGGTCAAGTCGATGCGCTACAAGGGCTGGCTGAGCAAGATCTGGCTCTGGGTGTTCTGCATCGCGTTCGTGATCCTGGGCGTTCTGGGTGTTCTGGCTCCAACCCCTGAGCGGACGCTGCTGTCGCAGGTATGTACCTTCCTGTACTTCGCCTACTTCATTCTGATGCCGTTCTACACCAGGCTTGAGAAGACCAAACCGGTTCCGGAAAGGGTGACTGGCTGA
- a CDS encoding flavin monoamine oxidase family protein has protein sequence MTIGSSYNYPSFAAKETTRTKRSTDNKWAARFPNPPDLCFDYRSLVEQANGIAKATSLDHRICIIGAGVTGLTAARELYRCGFTNITLIEQSRRIGGRHLTIPGSPNSTESHTPFELGAMRMPFFNRADEPPTDGRSLMAYYAKAFELSFSDFANPGSQWVRSTGIYLREGSVGNSGTPQMLIWKNADGLTPPPGEDLQKVYAKWKDFADRMTKHVAEIYASQKWESMWAAIVKKYEGVSFRDLVSMPALTTWDERSPGDFGGMGMSAEESAIFYAIGIGDGSWGAFYDVCCLYPLRTAIFGFSSQLQLIHGRVNAAGDPLASPYLHSNTVSDSAGLSFDAPRYIGLAALDESLMFLKTAETGKSVYEHSLERSNGLLTDSSVTKLKKLTNQKIRVYFNWKHSQAEQTQERFEDFDSVIMTLPSWLIETRIELKNFTQEMLPFEIINAYKTAHWETSCKVYAPLKKSFLSKNHKIPQTIVTDSFIHDVYTYRYNDHYSYDCILLSYTWEDDATKLASFTDKELVTKCAKELDRILMNATNIQEKISPYIGIEQAVVQRWITDKNALGCAKLYRPGTYYDAVSLMKYNRDFARTSGLYFSGESFSVDAGWTEPCFRTAVDAVIHICDKTAAIFNGGFSMSDYPHYKLKT, from the coding sequence ATGACTATAGGTTCAAGCTACAACTACCCTTCATTCGCAGCCAAGGAAACCACTCGAACAAAGCGCTCGACTGACAACAAATGGGCTGCCCGCTTTCCCAATCCACCAGACTTGTGTTTCGACTATCGATCACTGGTTGAACAGGCAAACGGAATAGCGAAGGCTACTTCCCTCGATCACCGAATTTGCATCATCGGTGCAGGCGTAACCGGACTAACCGCCGCCCGTGAACTGTATCGCTGCGGTTTCACCAATATCACCCTCATAGAACAATCCCGCCGCATAGGGGGCAGGCACTTAACCATCCCGGGAAGCCCTAACTCCACGGAAAGTCATACTCCCTTTGAACTGGGGGCAATGCGCATGCCCTTTTTCAACCGGGCAGACGAGCCACCAACAGATGGCAGGTCTCTAATGGCTTACTACGCCAAGGCGTTTGAGTTGTCGTTTTCAGACTTTGCCAATCCTGGAAGTCAGTGGGTTCGCTCGACCGGCATCTATCTCAGAGAAGGTAGCGTGGGCAACAGCGGGACGCCGCAGATGTTGATTTGGAAAAATGCCGATGGCTTGACCCCACCTCCCGGCGAGGATCTGCAGAAGGTCTATGCCAAGTGGAAGGATTTCGCCGATCGCATGACAAAACATGTTGCAGAAATTTACGCCAGTCAGAAATGGGAAAGCATGTGGGCTGCAATCGTTAAAAAGTACGAGGGCGTCTCATTTCGCGATCTGGTCAGTATGCCGGCCCTGACAACCTGGGATGAACGTTCGCCCGGTGACTTTGGCGGAATGGGAATGTCTGCAGAAGAATCCGCGATTTTCTATGCAATCGGCATCGGTGACGGGAGCTGGGGAGCTTTTTATGACGTCTGCTGCCTTTATCCACTGCGAACTGCCATTTTTGGGTTCAGCAGTCAGTTGCAACTGATCCACGGTCGGGTAAACGCTGCCGGAGACCCACTAGCCTCACCCTACCTCCACAGCAACACAGTTTCTGACTCGGCGGGATTGAGCTTCGATGCCCCGCGCTACATCGGACTCGCCGCTTTGGACGAATCTCTGATGTTCCTGAAAACCGCCGAAACCGGAAAATCCGTTTATGAACACAGTCTCGAAAGAAGCAATGGCCTCCTCACAGATTCGTCCGTTACAAAACTAAAAAAACTGACTAATCAGAAGATACGCGTCTACTTCAACTGGAAACACAGTCAGGCCGAGCAAACCCAGGAGCGCTTCGAAGACTTTGATTCGGTCATCATGACCCTACCGTCTTGGTTAATAGAGACTCGAATCGAACTGAAAAACTTCACTCAGGAGATGCTGCCATTCGAGATAATCAACGCCTACAAAACGGCACACTGGGAAACCAGCTGCAAAGTCTATGCACCGTTGAAAAAATCATTTCTTTCGAAAAACCACAAAATTCCGCAAACCATCGTTACCGATAGTTTTATCCACGATGTCTACACCTATCGCTACAACGATCACTACAGCTATGACTGCATCCTGTTGAGTTATACATGGGAGGATGACGCAACAAAACTTGCCTCATTCACCGACAAGGAATTGGTTACCAAGTGCGCCAAAGAGCTTGATCGCATCCTGATGAACGCCACCAATATTCAGGAGAAAATTTCCCCTTACATTGGCATTGAGCAGGCAGTGGTTCAACGCTGGATAACGGACAAAAACGCCTTGGGTTGTGCAAAGCTCTACCGGCCCGGGACCTATTACGATGCCGTGAGCCTGATGAAGTACAACAGGGACTTTGCGCGTACTTCAGGCCTGTATTTTTCTGGTGAGTCATTTTCAGTCGACGCTGGCTGGACGGAACCTTGCTTTCGGACGGCTGTTGATGCGGTTATTCACATCTGTGACAAAACCGCAGCCATTTTCAATGGCGGTTTTTCCATGAGTGACTATCCACACTACAAACTCAAAACCTGA
- a CDS encoding GlxA family transcriptional regulator produces MQAKDFFHLASLRYGKQLGHGLTPAFETRLVSPDGQSVNTFSDVKIPVDGGLENADIIVIPAFWDDFDTLSKRYPQVLPWLRQQHARGAVLCGEATGVFWLAEAGLLNGKEATTYWRFFNAFAERFPQVQLNQDKHLTDADNLYCAGGTTSACDLYIYLIERFCGANVSQAVARDILYEVQRSYSPGRIGFGGQKLHQDVIILQIQHWLEEHFADKFRFEDVAREHGMSIRNFMRRFQTATGDKPLHYLQRLRIETAKGLLSGSRKSIKTISYEVGYDDASFFARLFRQHTELSPNQYRQQFQQAA; encoded by the coding sequence ATGCAAGCCAAGGATTTCTTCCACCTCGCCAGCCTGCGCTACGGCAAACAGCTGGGCCACGGCCTGACACCGGCGTTCGAAACACGCCTGGTCAGCCCCGACGGCCAGTCGGTCAACACGTTCAGTGATGTGAAGATCCCGGTAGACGGCGGCCTGGAAAATGCCGACATCATTGTCATTCCGGCCTTCTGGGACGATTTCGACACCCTGAGCAAACGTTATCCACAGGTCCTGCCCTGGCTGCGCCAGCAACATGCCCGTGGCGCGGTGCTCTGCGGCGAAGCGACCGGCGTGTTCTGGCTGGCCGAGGCCGGACTGTTAAACGGCAAGGAAGCAACCACCTACTGGCGCTTCTTCAATGCCTTCGCCGAACGCTTCCCGCAGGTCCAGCTCAACCAGGACAAACATCTGACCGACGCTGACAACCTGTACTGCGCCGGCGGCACCACATCGGCGTGTGATCTCTATATCTATCTGATCGAGCGTTTCTGCGGCGCCAATGTGTCCCAGGCCGTGGCACGGGACATTCTTTATGAAGTCCAGCGCAGCTACTCACCGGGTCGCATCGGCTTTGGCGGACAAAAGCTGCATCAAGACGTGATCATCCTGCAGATCCAGCATTGGCTCGAAGAACACTTTGCCGACAAGTTCCGCTTCGAAGATGTCGCCCGCGAACACGGCATGAGCATCCGTAACTTCATGCGCCGCTTCCAGACCGCCACCGGCGACAAGCCCCTGCACTACCTGCAACGCCTGCGCATCGAAACCGCCAAGGGGCTGCTGTCCGGGAGCCGCAAGAGCATCAAGACCATCAGCTACGAAGTCGGCTACGACGATGCGAGCTTCTTCGCACGCCTGTTCCGCCAGCACACTGAGCTGTCGCCGAACCAGTATCGGCAGCAGTTTCAGCAGGCGGCGTAA